The proteins below come from a single Agrobacterium vitis genomic window:
- a CDS encoding NepR family anti-sigma factor: MNNQHNHRDAGEDGTGGIPAEAHGTISSKLRQFYDSVQEEGIPDRFMDLLERLDAAEQNAGKQCDRKDTAR; encoded by the coding sequence ATGAACAACCAGCATAATCATCGTGACGCAGGAGAGGACGGAACCGGGGGAATCCCGGCTGAGGCACACGGCACGATCAGCAGCAAGCTCCGGCAATTCTATGATTCCGTCCAGGAGGAGGGAATTCCGGACCGTTTCATGGACTTGCTTGAGCGTCTGGATGCCGCCGAACAAAATGCGGGGAAACAGTGCGACAGGAAGGACACTGCTCGATGA
- a CDS encoding sensor histidine kinase, whose translation MVNRLTWFEPQRADRPLREFFITALLDIGASLTLQDMDGRYICITSLPQRWPLAHGEEPSDDSIFGPEIGAQLRELKAGLVEADQGAELNVEPGDDTVFEFRCRMIRISPEEVCMMTILVDRTEEKRRERLLRALLREVSHRSKNLLAIIQSIAFQTARYSGTLDQFLGKFRGRLHALSMSQDLITDSSWRGAYFQDLVRQQLEKYVPETANLVQVSGDNVLLSPNASLHIGLALHELIVNAVSHGDFISQRKKIEVACHQQWTRNGEEIRVTWNEPIETLSGEDLERARGRFGSTVLERVVPASVNGHVVHRFDKESVYYELTFPVELHE comes from the coding sequence TTGGTAAATCGGTTGACATGGTTCGAACCGCAGCGTGCTGACAGGCCCTTGCGTGAGTTCTTTATCACGGCCCTGCTGGATATTGGCGCAAGCCTGACCCTTCAGGACATGGACGGGCGCTATATCTGCATTACATCCCTGCCCCAGCGTTGGCCGCTTGCCCATGGCGAAGAACCCAGTGACGATTCGATTTTCGGACCCGAAATTGGCGCCCAGTTGCGGGAATTGAAAGCCGGGCTGGTGGAGGCGGACCAGGGTGCGGAACTGAATGTCGAACCGGGCGACGATACAGTGTTTGAATTTCGCTGCCGGATGATCCGCATCAGCCCGGAAGAGGTCTGCATGATGACGATCCTGGTGGACCGGACCGAAGAAAAGCGCCGCGAACGCCTATTACGCGCGCTTTTGCGTGAGGTCAGCCACCGTTCGAAAAACCTGCTGGCGATCATTCAAAGCATCGCTTTTCAGACAGCCCGTTATTCCGGGACGCTAGACCAGTTTCTGGGCAAGTTTCGCGGCAGGCTGCATGCACTGTCGATGTCGCAGGACCTGATTACCGATTCCAGTTGGCGCGGCGCTTATTTTCAGGATCTGGTCCGCCAGCAATTGGAAAAATACGTGCCGGAAACGGCAAATCTCGTTCAGGTGTCCGGTGACAATGTTCTGCTGTCGCCCAATGCTTCCCTGCATATCGGGCTTGCCCTTCATGAGCTGATCGTCAACGCGGTCAGCCACGGCGATTTCATCAGCCAACGCAAGAAAATCGAGGTCGCCTGTCATCAGCAATGGACACGCAATGGCGAGGAAATCCGGGTGACCTGGAACGAGCCGATTGAAACACTGTCTGGCGAGGATCTGGAACGCGCCAGGGGACGATTTGGCAGCACGGTGCTCGAACGTGTTGTGCCCGCTTCCGTCAACGGCCATGTCGTCCACCGGTTCGATAAGGAAAGCGTCTATTATGAGCTGACATTTCCAGTCGAACTGCATGAATAA
- a CDS encoding Crp/Fnr family transcriptional regulator, whose translation MPEEPARHGERLKNGIHTACLVCPIRLNDHFREFTPGELEFVRAFRKGEFHADAGTTILVEGSHSAHLYTTLTGWGFRYKILEDGRRQILNYVVPGDMIGLQGAVFDEMAHSVEALTPMRLCVFERERLFSLFEKHPGLGYDLTWIASREESMLDDHLISIGRRTALERAAYLLAFLDDRGRVAGLIDAEKPYLPITQVHVADTLGLSIVHTNKTLKKLTARGLIRWLDRGCEILDSAGLQAAANWTPDGVMRRPFI comes from the coding sequence ATGCCAGAGGAACCGGCAAGACATGGAGAACGGCTCAAGAACGGAATTCACACGGCCTGTCTGGTCTGCCCCATCCGCCTCAACGATCATTTCCGGGAGTTTACACCCGGCGAACTTGAGTTCGTTCGCGCGTTCCGAAAGGGTGAATTTCATGCTGACGCGGGGACGACAATCCTTGTTGAAGGCAGCCATAGCGCCCATCTTTACACAACCCTGACCGGCTGGGGATTTCGCTATAAAATCCTCGAGGATGGTCGCAGGCAGATTCTGAATTACGTGGTTCCGGGTGATATGATCGGTTTGCAGGGCGCGGTTTTTGATGAAATGGCCCATTCCGTCGAAGCGCTGACACCCATGCGGCTCTGCGTCTTTGAGCGAGAGCGGCTTTTTTCTCTTTTCGAAAAACATCCAGGCCTTGGCTACGACCTGACCTGGATTGCGTCACGCGAAGAAAGCATGCTGGACGATCATCTGATCAGCATTGGCCGGCGCACCGCACTGGAACGCGCTGCCTATCTGCTGGCTTTCCTGGATGATCGCGGCCGGGTGGCTGGGCTCATCGACGCGGAGAAACCCTATTTGCCAATCACCCAGGTCCATGTTGCCGACACGCTCGGCCTTTCGATCGTTCACACCAACAAGACATTGAAAAAGCTGACCGCCCGTGGCCTGATCCGCTGGCTGGACCGTGGGTGCGAGATCCTCGACAGCGCCGGTCTTCAGGCTGCCGCAAACTGGACGCCCGATGGCGTCATGCGCCGTCCATTTATATGA
- a CDS encoding putative zinc-binding metallopeptidase, with product MRLFNCSNCRNMVFFDNTQCLSCHSLLGFRPSDNGFIAIDSSNAALIDGVPQQGFIRLCANARHDACNWLVEDGEEFCLACRHNLVIPDLSSNDNLENWRKIENAKHVLFYSLQRFGLPLVTRTEATPDGLAFEFLEDDSARTGGQPVMTGHDSGLITLNIAEGSDAEREARRVALGEPFRTLIGHFRHEVGHYYWNVLVRDGNQLEQCRVIFGNDEEDYGEALQRHYANGPVPGWEGSFISAYAASHPWEDFAETWAHYIHIVDALETAYAFGLRTRPIIDEQNLTVKVDFDPYRVDGVRALIDAWVPLTVAVNSINRSMGQPDLYPFVLSEPVLVKLQYIHDLIHGATHNAGF from the coding sequence ATGCGCCTCTTTAATTGTTCCAATTGCAGAAACATGGTGTTCTTCGATAACACCCAATGCTTGTCATGCCATTCCCTGTTGGGTTTTCGCCCATCCGATAACGGGTTTATCGCCATTGATTCCAGCAATGCCGCGCTGATCGATGGCGTGCCGCAGCAGGGCTTTATCCGGCTCTGCGCCAATGCGCGCCATGACGCTTGCAACTGGCTGGTCGAGGACGGTGAGGAATTTTGCCTCGCCTGCCGCCATAATCTGGTTATTCCTGATCTCTCCAGCAACGACAATCTCGAAAACTGGCGCAAAATCGAAAATGCCAAACACGTGCTGTTTTATTCGCTCCAGCGCTTCGGCCTGCCTTTGGTCACGCGCACCGAAGCGACCCCGGACGGACTGGCCTTCGAGTTCCTGGAAGACGATTCAGCCCGCACCGGCGGCCAGCCCGTCATGACCGGCCATGATTCCGGCCTGATCACCCTGAATATCGCCGAGGGTTCCGATGCGGAGCGCGAAGCAAGGCGTGTCGCGCTGGGCGAACCGTTTCGAACCCTGATCGGCCATTTCCGCCACGAAGTGGGTCATTACTACTGGAATGTCCTGGTGCGCGACGGCAACCAACTCGAGCAATGCCGGGTAATTTTCGGCAATGACGAAGAAGATTATGGCGAAGCCCTGCAACGGCATTATGCCAATGGACCGGTTCCGGGTTGGGAGGGCAGCTTCATCAGCGCCTATGCCGCCAGCCACCCCTGGGAAGATTTCGCCGAAACCTGGGCTCACTACATCCATATTGTCGATGCCCTGGAAACGGCCTACGCGTTCGGCCTGCGCACCCGTCCGATCATCGATGAACAAAACCTCACCGTGAAAGTCGATTTCGACCCCTATAGAGTGGATGGCGTCAGAGCCCTGATCGATGCATGGGTCCCGCTGACTGTCGCCGTCAACAGTATCAACCGCAGCATGGGCCAGCCGGATCTCTATCCCTTCGTGCTGTCGGAACCCGTCTTGGTGAAACTTCAATATATCCACGACCTCATTCATGGGGCCACGCATAACGCCGGCTTCTGA
- the exbD gene encoding TonB system transport protein ExbD, giving the protein MAGGIRENSSDDLVENHEINVTPFIDVMLVLLIIFMVAAPLATVDVNVDLPASSAAPAKRPDEPVYLTLKQDLSLALGNDTVSRDRLPTVLEQVSKGNKDTRIFLRADKNVGYGEFMTVMNLLRDAGYLKIALVGVETLPQATSITPPAEDTNGQ; this is encoded by the coding sequence ATGGCTGGAGGTATCCGCGAAAATTCGAGCGACGATCTGGTTGAAAACCACGAGATCAATGTCACGCCCTTCATCGATGTCATGCTGGTTCTGCTGATCATCTTCATGGTGGCGGCGCCGCTGGCGACGGTCGATGTCAATGTCGATCTCCCCGCGTCCAGCGCCGCACCGGCGAAACGGCCGGATGAACCGGTCTATCTCACCCTGAAACAGGATCTCAGCCTGGCGCTTGGCAATGACACGGTCAGCCGCGACAGGCTGCCGACCGTGCTGGAACAGGTCTCCAAGGGCAATAAAGACACGCGGATTTTCCTGCGCGCCGATAAGAATGTCGGCTACGGCGAATTCATGACGGTGATGAACCTGCTGCGCGACGCAGGCTATCTGAAGATCGCCCTGGTTGGGGTGGAAACATTGCCGCAGGCGACCAGCATTACGCCGCCCGCAGAGGATACCAACGGCCAATGA
- a CDS encoding RNA polymerase sigma factor produces the protein MTLEKQSDDRGFKRDMLAALPNLRAFAVSLAGRHHVADDLVQDTIMKAWAKQDHFEPGTNMKAWLFTILRNEFYSQMRKRGREVSDPDGIFTSQLAVHPQQYGSLDLQDFKKALDQLPSDQREAIILVGASGFAYEEAAEICGCAVGTIKSRINRARNRLQEILGVSGEGDFGPDAHDAAVTKRAFAV, from the coding sequence ATGACCCTTGAAAAGCAATCGGATGATCGCGGCTTCAAGAGAGATATGCTGGCTGCCCTGCCCAATCTACGTGCGTTTGCCGTGTCGCTGGCCGGGCGGCACCACGTTGCGGACGATCTTGTCCAGGATACGATCATGAAAGCCTGGGCAAAGCAGGATCATTTCGAACCGGGCACCAATATGAAAGCCTGGTTGTTCACCATTCTGCGCAACGAATTCTATTCGCAAATGCGCAAGCGCGGCCGCGAGGTCTCGGACCCTGACGGCATTTTCACCTCACAGCTGGCTGTTCATCCTCAGCAATACGGTTCGCTCGACCTTCAGGACTTCAAAAAGGCGCTCGATCAACTGCCGAGCGACCAGCGCGAAGCCATTATTCTGGTGGGTGCCTCCGGTTTCGCCTATGAGGAAGCGGCGGAAATTTGCGGTTGCGCCGTCGGCACCATCAAGAGCCGGATCAACCGGGCGCGAAACCGCCTGCAGGAGATTCTTGGTGTGAGCGGAGAAGGTGATTTCGGACCCGACGCCCATGACGCTGCGGTAACGAAACGCGCATTCGCGGTATAA
- a CDS encoding NepR family anti-sigma factor, translated as MSEKKSSKSVKAPAKQSQANAMIAARLKTYYDELVEEGTPDHFLDLLERLDAAEQAAKSKSDKA; from the coding sequence ATGTCCGAAAAAAAGTCCTCGAAATCCGTCAAAGCTCCGGCAAAGCAGAGCCAGGCCAATGCCATGATCGCGGCGCGTTTGAAAACCTATTACGATGAGCTTGTCGAGGAGGGGACCCCGGATCACTTTCTGGACCTGCTGGAGAGGCTCGATGCTGCCGAGCAGGCGGCGAAGTCCAAGTCGGATAAAGCCTGA
- a CDS encoding DUF1328 domain-containing protein has protein sequence MLYYSLVFLVVALIAAALGFGGIAGASAGIAKILFFVFIVLFLISLVSRLFRRA, from the coding sequence ATGCTGTATTATTCTCTCGTCTTTCTCGTCGTCGCTCTTATCGCCGCCGCATTGGGTTTTGGTGGTATTGCTGGCGCTTCGGCCGGTATTGCAAAGATCCTGTTCTTTGTCTTCATCGTGCTCTTCCTGATTTCGCTGGTGAGCCGTCTGTTCAGGCGCGCCTGA
- a CDS encoding DUF1328 domain-containing protein, producing MLHWILIFLLIAAVASLLGFRGVAGASAGIAKILIFIVLVIFIIALVSGIVIVA from the coding sequence ATGCTGCACTGGATTTTGATTTTTCTGCTGATTGCTGCCGTTGCCAGCCTTCTGGGCTTTCGGGGCGTGGCGGGCGCCTCTGCCGGTATTGCGAAAATCCTGATCTTTATCGTGTTGGTAATCTTCATCATCGCCTTGGTCAGCGGCATTGTCATCGTCGCATAA
- the exbB gene encoding tonB-system energizer ExbB, with protein MAYRRSSSLARVSMTVVIGSGLLITGTLMSSSAALAQQGTAPAQTTSEPAPAMPAQTPVQEAPAAPTNLTAPPAENGTPDPAPSPTEGVAVEAPAAVQRSDIPHDLSPVGMFMAADWVVKSVMIALGLASVATWTILLVKTLQLSGSKARLRRGLAVLQEARSLSQAAGALQKRRGTVPDMLLIAARELKLSEPALDYAGNDGVKERVSSALSRIESRAGRRMTAGTGILATIGSIGPFVGLFGTVWGIMNSFIGISQSQTTNLAVVAPGIAEALLATAIGLVAAIPAVVIYNVFARAVTGYRQQLLDAATAVERLVSRDLDFRKVPADVRAARLKVVTE; from the coding sequence ATGGCGTATCGTCGCTCCTCTTCGCTCGCTCGCGTGAGCATGACCGTGGTTATTGGCTCGGGTCTGCTGATAACCGGCACGCTGATGAGTTCGTCCGCCGCCTTGGCCCAGCAAGGGACGGCACCCGCCCAAACCACAAGCGAACCAGCCCCAGCCATGCCTGCGCAAACGCCGGTACAAGAGGCGCCTGCGGCACCCACCAATTTAACAGCCCCACCAGCGGAAAACGGCACGCCAGATCCGGCACCCTCCCCCACGGAAGGCGTCGCAGTGGAGGCTCCCGCCGCAGTGCAGCGCTCCGACATTCCCCACGATCTTTCTCCTGTTGGCATGTTCATGGCCGCCGATTGGGTCGTGAAGTCAGTGATGATTGCCCTTGGCCTTGCCTCCGTTGCAACCTGGACCATCCTGCTTGTCAAAACCCTTCAACTCTCCGGCTCAAAGGCGAGGCTGCGGCGCGGTCTGGCTGTGTTGCAAGAGGCGCGATCCCTCTCGCAAGCGGCAGGCGCATTGCAGAAGCGGCGCGGCACCGTGCCGGACATGCTGCTGATCGCTGCACGCGAGTTGAAACTATCAGAGCCAGCGCTCGATTATGCTGGCAATGACGGCGTCAAGGAACGAGTGAGCTCGGCTCTGTCGCGGATCGAATCGCGCGCCGGACGCCGGATGACCGCCGGAACCGGCATTCTTGCCACCATCGGCTCGATCGGTCCCTTTGTCGGTCTGTTCGGCACCGTCTGGGGCATCATGAATTCCTTCATTGGCATTTCGCAGTCGCAGACCACCAATCTTGCCGTCGTCGCGCCTGGTATCGCCGAAGCGCTGCTGGCCACGGCCATCGGCTTGGTTGCCGCCATTCCCGCCGTGGTGATCTATAACGTGTTTGCCCGCGCGGTGACCGGCTATCGCCAGCAATTGCTGGATGCGGCAACAGCGGTGGAGCGGCTGGTCAGCCGGGATCTCGATTTCCGCAAGGTGCCGGCCGATGTGCGCGCCGCCCGCCTCAAGGTGGTGACGGAGTAA
- a CDS encoding Dps family protein: protein MAKVAEVLKPRARDEKISIGLEDKYREQASKDLSKILAATYALTIKTQVYHWNVVGPLFKPIHELTEEHYNTLFAAVDIIAERIRALGHLAPVNLQSSSNFAPKTGETQHHAAIDMVKDLIADHEAAVRQMREVGEAADEAGDLVTSDMLTARLTFHEKALWMLRAIIAS, encoded by the coding sequence ATGGCCAAAGTTGCAGAAGTATTGAAGCCCAGAGCCCGCGACGAAAAAATCAGCATCGGTCTCGAAGACAAATACCGCGAGCAGGCGTCCAAGGATCTCTCCAAAATCCTGGCAGCCACTTATGCGCTGACAATCAAGACCCAGGTCTATCACTGGAATGTGGTTGGTCCGCTGTTCAAGCCGATCCACGAACTGACGGAAGAGCATTACAACACGCTGTTTGCCGCCGTCGACATTATTGCCGAGCGTATTCGTGCCCTCGGGCATCTTGCCCCAGTCAACCTGCAAAGCAGCAGCAATTTCGCGCCAAAGACTGGCGAGACCCAGCATCACGCCGCCATCGACATGGTCAAAGATCTGATCGCAGACCACGAGGCTGCCGTGCGCCAGATGCGCGAGGTCGGCGAGGCTGCCGACGAAGCTGGCGATCTGGTTACATCAGACATGCTGACAGCGCGACTGACCTTCCACGAAAAAGCATTGTGGATGCTGCGGGCGATTATCGCTTCATAA
- a CDS encoding response regulator: MSLTTRVAAHIPYLRRYARAVTGSQTSGDAYVAAVLEALIADLSVYPEASSDRVSLYKLFVTIFGSTHVEIRPMTSPFAWEKRAASNLLAVPPRERHAFLLISVEGFTYEEAAEVLGVSDSDFRGLFNQAAVEISRQVATDIMIIEDEPLIALDIEQMVEDLGHRVTGIARTHKEAVELYGRTNPKMVLADIQLADGSSGIDAINDILKVDTVPVIFITAFPERLLTGERPEPAFLVTKPFNPDMVKALISQALFFNEHAKQDA, translated from the coding sequence ATGTCCCTTACCACCCGCGTCGCTGCTCATATTCCTTATTTGAGGCGATATGCCCGAGCTGTCACGGGCTCGCAGACATCGGGCGACGCCTATGTCGCCGCTGTTCTGGAGGCTCTGATCGCCGATCTTTCGGTCTATCCCGAAGCCAGCAGTGATCGGGTTTCGCTTTATAAACTGTTTGTCACGATTTTTGGCTCGACCCATGTCGAAATCCGGCCAATGACCTCGCCTTTTGCCTGGGAAAAACGGGCCGCGTCTAATCTGTTGGCCGTTCCTCCGCGTGAGCGCCACGCCTTCCTGCTGATCTCAGTCGAAGGCTTTACCTATGAGGAAGCTGCGGAAGTGCTCGGCGTCAGCGACAGCGACTTCCGGGGTCTGTTCAACCAGGCCGCCGTGGAAATCTCCCGCCAGGTGGCAACCGATATCATGATCATCGAAGACGAACCGCTGATCGCGCTCGATATTGAGCAGATGGTGGAAGATCTCGGTCATCGCGTCACCGGCATTGCCCGGACCCACAAGGAAGCCGTTGAGCTTTACGGCCGGACCAACCCGAAAATGGTACTTGCCGACATCCAGCTAGCCGATGGAAGCTCCGGCATCGACGCCATCAATGATATCCTGAAGGTGGATACCGTACCGGTGATCTTCATTACCGCCTTCCCGGAACGTTTGCTGACCGGCGAGCGGCCGGAACCTGCGTTTCTCGTCACCAAGCCGTTCAATCCCGATATGGTCAAGGCACTGATCAGCCAGGCACTGTTCTTCAACGAACATGCCAAACAGGATGCCTGA